The following coding sequences lie in one Pseudomonadota bacterium genomic window:
- a CDS encoding PEGA domain-containing protein translates to MRWFLATSLTVLTLLHAPPLAAEATESVSAVRRSKALFDAARLEYRAGRYRPALELFTRALKLTWRPSIVLNMAQCHRRLGNDEAALAHYREYLAQWPSEASGRAPPFAAEVKRHIAALSARLERDRRAAAVVAPARGAASGASRAPAAAEVWGAAAPSASATQGELWLVGAPSGAWVRIDGELRAQVALTDLRLELTPGDHALEIQAEGYELWRRIVTVAAGQPRRETVTLRAARMPGRLWLAAGIGSASLVLAAEALALYSTAQANRQLRSTRAFETYRARAIVAHAAAGVLAAASAVSWWLFYRAQNASEEPPASPVGPSLSILPGAAGPLVVGQVVF, encoded by the coding sequence ATGCGTTGGTTCTTAGCCACCTCGCTGACGGTCTTGACCCTGCTGCACGCGCCGCCGCTCGCCGCGGAGGCCACCGAGAGCGTGTCTGCCGTCCGCCGGTCCAAGGCGCTCTTCGACGCCGCGCGCCTGGAATACCGCGCCGGGCGCTATCGACCGGCGCTCGAGCTCTTCACGCGGGCGCTGAAGCTGACCTGGCGGCCGAGCATCGTGCTCAACATGGCGCAGTGTCACCGCCGGCTCGGCAATGACGAGGCAGCGCTTGCCCACTATCGAGAATACCTCGCGCAGTGGCCGAGCGAGGCCTCGGGGCGCGCACCTCCCTTCGCTGCCGAGGTGAAGCGCCACATCGCCGCGCTGAGCGCCAGGCTCGAGCGCGATCGCCGGGCGGCTGCGGTGGTCGCGCCCGCGCGGGGCGCGGCCAGCGGCGCGTCGCGGGCGCCCGCGGCCGCCGAGGTCTGGGGCGCAGCCGCGCCCAGCGCCAGCGCGACCCAGGGGGAGCTCTGGCTCGTCGGTGCACCGAGCGGTGCCTGGGTGCGAATCGATGGCGAGCTGCGCGCGCAGGTGGCGCTGACCGACCTGCGGCTCGAGCTGACGCCTGGCGATCACGCCCTCGAGATCCAGGCCGAGGGCTACGAGCTCTGGCGCCGCATCGTCACCGTCGCGGCCGGCCAACCGCGGCGCGAGACGGTGACCTTGCGCGCCGCGCGCATGCCCGGCCGGCTCTGGCTCGCGGCGGGTATCGGCAGCGCGTCGCTGGTGCTCGCCGCCGAGGCGCTGGCGCTCTATTCTACCGCGCAGGCCAATCGTCAGCTCCGCAGCACCCGGGCCTTCGAGACCTATCGCGCGCGTGCCATCGTGGCGCACGCTGCCGCCGGCGTCCTGGCCGCCGCCAGCGCGGTGAGCTGGTGGCTCTTCTACCGCGCGCAGAACGCCAGCGAGGAGCCCCCCGCCTCACCCGTCGGCCCCTCGCTCTCGATCCTGCCCGGCGCCGCCGGGCCGCTGGTCGTCGGCCAGGTGGTGTTTTGA